One window of the Arthrobacter sp. D5-1 genome contains the following:
- a CDS encoding SRPBCC family protein produces MEHTTTLTQHIKAGPEKVWAVISDIPGSAGTLSGIDSVQLLSEGPYGEGTRWKETRTMMGKQETVEMWVAQADPPRSTTVKAHQGGADYTSRFTLSERDGGTDLTLTFGAEVLKPSFLSKVGMALFGKIGMSMTRKALAKDLTEIAAKAESL; encoded by the coding sequence ATGGAACACACCACCACCCTGACGCAGCACATTAAGGCAGGTCCGGAGAAAGTCTGGGCCGTTATCTCGGACATCCCGGGCTCGGCCGGCACACTCTCCGGCATCGACTCCGTCCAGTTGCTCAGCGAAGGTCCGTACGGCGAAGGCACGCGCTGGAAGGAAACCAGGACCATGATGGGCAAGCAGGAAACCGTCGAAATGTGGGTTGCCCAGGCTGACCCGCCGCGCAGCACTACCGTGAAGGCGCATCAGGGCGGCGCTGACTACACCTCGCGCTTCACCCTGTCCGAGCGCGACGGCGGTACGGACCTTACGCTGACGTTCGGCGCCGAGGTCCTCAAGCCGTCGTTCCTCAGCAAGGTAGGTATGGCGCTCTTCGGGAAAATCGGCATGAGCATGACGCGCAAGGCCCTCGCCAAGGACCTGACGGAGATCGCAGCAAAGGCGGAATCCCTCTGA
- a CDS encoding acetyl-CoA C-acyltransferase — MVEAFLVGGARTPVGRYGGALSSVRPDDLAALVVREAVARAGVDPDSIDEVILGNANGAGEENRNVARMATILAGLPLHIPGITVNRLCASGLSAIIMASHMIKSGAADIVVAGGVESMSRAPWVQEKPTTAFAKPGQIFDTSIGWRFANPLFTKGELSRDGKMTYSMPETAEEVGRVDKISREDADAFAVRSHQRALAAIAGGRFKEEIVPVTVKTRKSETVVDTDEGPREGTTMDVLAGLRPVVPGGSVVTAGNSSTLNDGASAIIVASEAAIKKFGLVPRARIVDGASAGCEPEIMGIGPVPATQKILARTGLTVDQLGAVELNEAFATQSLASMRRLGLDPEIVNNDGGAISLGHPLGSSGSRIAITLLGRMERELASVFGPKLGLATMCIGVGQGTAMLLEGV; from the coding sequence ATGGTCGAGGCTTTTCTTGTTGGCGGCGCACGTACGCCTGTAGGTCGCTACGGTGGGGCACTGTCCTCCGTTCGCCCGGACGATCTCGCAGCACTGGTGGTCCGGGAAGCAGTGGCGCGTGCCGGCGTCGATCCTGACTCCATTGACGAGGTGATCCTCGGCAACGCCAACGGCGCAGGCGAGGAAAACCGGAACGTGGCCCGTATGGCCACCATTCTTGCCGGACTTCCCCTCCACATTCCGGGCATCACCGTGAACCGCCTGTGTGCCTCCGGCCTGAGCGCCATCATCATGGCCAGCCACATGATCAAATCCGGTGCCGCGGACATCGTGGTGGCCGGCGGCGTCGAATCCATGAGCCGCGCCCCGTGGGTTCAGGAGAAGCCCACCACGGCGTTCGCCAAGCCCGGACAGATCTTCGACACCTCCATCGGCTGGCGCTTCGCCAACCCGCTCTTCACCAAGGGCGAGCTCTCACGCGACGGCAAAATGACCTATTCCATGCCGGAAACGGCTGAGGAAGTAGGCCGCGTGGACAAGATTTCACGTGAGGATGCTGACGCCTTTGCCGTCCGTTCGCACCAGCGCGCACTGGCAGCCATTGCGGGCGGTCGCTTCAAGGAAGAAATTGTTCCCGTGACGGTCAAGACCCGGAAGTCCGAGACCGTGGTGGACACCGACGAAGGACCCCGCGAAGGCACCACCATGGACGTCCTGGCCGGGTTGCGGCCCGTTGTGCCCGGCGGATCCGTGGTCACGGCCGGCAACTCGTCCACGCTCAACGACGGCGCCTCGGCCATCATTGTCGCGTCGGAAGCTGCCATCAAGAAGTTCGGATTGGTGCCCCGCGCCCGTATCGTCGACGGTGCTTCAGCGGGTTGCGAGCCCGAGATCATGGGCATCGGTCCCGTCCCGGCCACGCAAAAGATCCTGGCACGCACTGGGCTCACCGTGGACCAGTTGGGCGCGGTGGAACTCAACGAAGCTTTCGCCACGCAGTCGCTGGCCAGCATGCGCCGTCTCGGCCTGGATCCCGAAATTGTGAACAACGACGGCGGCGCCATCAGTTTGGGGCACCCTCTCGGTTCCAGCGGCTCACGGATCGCGATCACGCTGCTGGGCCGCATGGAGCGTGAACTCGCCTCGGTTTTCGGGCCGAAGCTGGGGTTGGCCACGATGTGCATCGGCGTTGGACAGGGTACCGCAATGCTGCTGGAAGGCGTGTAA
- a CDS encoding pentapeptide repeat-containing protein, with product MAAAKVAAPKISPLRLEELRDDDAPDFQRGERYDGVRWTKVSADGEELSGSDFIECELNGVSFNEAQLRGATFRECILAEPYAPVFTAARSSWQDVEISNPRWGSAELYEGNWRSVRIDGGKLDYVNLRGSKLMDLQISDCIINELDLGGCAGTRIALKNCTIGTLDVTGAKLKDVDLRTSEFRGINGLAGLAGVVIDDYQLSLMAPLLAGHLGIRVV from the coding sequence ATGGCGGCTGCGAAGGTTGCGGCCCCTAAGATTTCACCGCTCCGTTTGGAAGAATTGCGCGACGACGACGCTCCGGACTTCCAGCGTGGCGAACGGTATGACGGCGTCAGGTGGACCAAGGTTTCTGCCGACGGAGAGGAACTGAGTGGCTCCGACTTCATTGAATGCGAATTGAACGGTGTCTCCTTCAATGAGGCGCAGTTGCGGGGTGCAACGTTCCGCGAGTGCATTCTGGCCGAGCCGTACGCGCCGGTCTTCACCGCCGCGCGGAGCTCCTGGCAGGACGTGGAAATCAGCAACCCTCGATGGGGCTCAGCTGAACTTTATGAGGGGAACTGGCGCTCGGTCCGGATCGACGGCGGCAAGCTGGACTATGTGAACCTGCGCGGCTCCAAGCTCATGGACCTCCAGATCTCGGACTGCATCATCAACGAGCTGGATCTCGGTGGCTGCGCAGGCACCAGGATCGCCCTGAAGAATTGCACTATCGGCACCTTGGACGTTACCGGGGCAAAGCTCAAGGATGTTGATCTGCGGACCTCGGAGTTCCGTGGCATCAACGGATTGGCCGGGCTGGCGGGGGTTGTTATCGATGACTACCAACTCAGCCTCATGGCACCCCTCCTGGCTGGTCACCTCGGGATCCGGGTGGTGTGA
- a CDS encoding MarR family transcriptional regulator, with product MQNHQKATGGLDHPASRTLQGLFSLANETEREVARTLGLNLTDYRALTVLADSGPVTVGALAAELGATAATTTALVSRLESHGYVERMRSTEDRRQVRVNVTSAAAGKVKDLMLPLLSAASQQLDALPPERQAFVTDFLDAVLNLMQDHLQSISTEGAR from the coding sequence ATGCAAAACCATCAGAAGGCTACCGGAGGGCTGGACCACCCGGCTTCCCGGACCCTGCAAGGTCTCTTCAGCCTCGCGAATGAGACCGAACGTGAGGTTGCCCGAACGCTGGGCCTCAACCTCACTGACTACAGGGCGCTGACCGTCCTGGCGGACTCCGGACCCGTCACTGTCGGAGCGCTTGCCGCGGAACTGGGCGCGACGGCGGCCACCACCACTGCGCTGGTCAGCCGCTTGGAATCACACGGTTATGTTGAACGCATGCGCAGTACCGAAGACCGGCGCCAAGTGCGCGTCAACGTCACCAGCGCAGCAGCCGGCAAGGTCAAGGACCTGATGCTGCCATTGCTGTCCGCCGCCAGCCAGCAGCTGGACGCACTGCCCCCCGAACGCCAGGCCTTCGTCACGGACTTCCTCGACGCCGTCCTGAACCTCATGCAGGACCACCTGCAGTCGATATCAACAGAGGGTGCCCGTTGA
- a CDS encoding DUF1295 domain-containing protein gives MKDSDRKGLIALPVVVLLGALVAWAGSHHGQGLAGIPLYTAAVAAAFIIQWIVFIPSFKAQTEKFFDLTGSLTYVVITVLLVLATPGIDARSLLLAAMVTAWALRLGTFLSRRIHKAGKDDRFDELKPSFIRFLNVWTMQGLWVVFTAAAAWVAITSTNRVALDWLAILGFVVWAAGFVIEIVADLQKSRFKANPANKGKFISTGLWSKSRHPNYFGEILLWTGVAIIAIPVLQGWQWVALISPIFVTLLLTKVSGIPLLEKKADKTWGGEAGYEAYKKSTPVLIPKLG, from the coding sequence GTGAAGGATTCAGACAGGAAGGGCCTGATTGCCCTTCCCGTAGTAGTGCTGCTGGGGGCGCTCGTCGCTTGGGCTGGAAGCCACCATGGGCAAGGCCTCGCTGGCATTCCCCTCTATACGGCAGCAGTCGCCGCGGCCTTCATCATTCAATGGATCGTCTTCATCCCGTCCTTTAAAGCCCAGACGGAAAAGTTCTTCGACCTCACCGGCTCACTGACCTACGTGGTGATCACGGTGCTCCTGGTGCTGGCCACCCCCGGAATCGATGCACGCTCGCTGCTCCTCGCGGCCATGGTTACCGCGTGGGCCCTTCGCCTGGGCACCTTCCTGTCGCGGCGCATCCACAAAGCCGGCAAGGACGATCGCTTCGACGAGCTCAAGCCCTCGTTCATCCGCTTCCTGAACGTCTGGACCATGCAGGGACTCTGGGTGGTCTTCACCGCGGCAGCGGCATGGGTGGCCATCACCAGCACCAACCGAGTGGCTTTGGACTGGCTGGCCATCCTCGGATTCGTGGTGTGGGCGGCAGGATTCGTCATCGAGATCGTGGCGGACCTGCAGAAGAGCCGGTTCAAGGCCAACCCTGCCAACAAGGGAAAGTTCATCTCCACCGGGCTGTGGTCCAAGTCCAGGCACCCCAATTACTTCGGCGAGATCCTGCTGTGGACCGGGGTAGCCATTATCGCGATTCCGGTGCTCCAAGGCTGGCAGTGGGTTGCGCTGATCTCCCCGATCTTCGTCACCCTCCTGCTCACCAAGGTCAGTGGCATTCCCCTTCTGGAGAAGAAGGCCGACAAGACCTGGGGCGGCGAAGCCGGGTACGAGGCCTACAAGAAGAGCACACCGGTGTTAATCCCCAAGCTCGGCTAG
- a CDS encoding DUF2177 family protein, whose translation MKRWLLSYALAAVIFAVIDVVWIVTVAQRQYQSQMGHLLAASPQPLAAVLFYLVFVAGIVHYGVRPAKADIALRGRILGGALFGFFTYTTWALTALAVLKDFPALVAVTDIAWGVGVCAMVTWLTVVLLRNVLKGRPAS comes from the coding sequence ATGAAAAGGTGGCTCCTGTCTTACGCCCTGGCCGCGGTGATCTTTGCCGTGATCGACGTCGTATGGATCGTCACCGTGGCGCAGCGGCAGTATCAGAGCCAGATGGGGCATCTCCTGGCGGCCAGCCCGCAACCCCTCGCAGCTGTGCTGTTCTACCTCGTCTTCGTTGCCGGGATCGTGCACTACGGGGTACGGCCGGCGAAGGCGGACATTGCGCTGCGCGGGCGGATTCTCGGTGGCGCGCTGTTTGGGTTCTTCACGTACACAACCTGGGCTCTGACGGCGCTCGCTGTCCTCAAGGACTTCCCGGCACTGGTGGCCGTGACGGACATCGCCTGGGGTGTTGGTGTCTGCGCTATGGTCACGTGGCTCACGGTGGTGCTGCTCCGAAACGTGCTGAAGGGGCGCCCGGCGTCGTAG
- a CDS encoding AMP-dependent synthetase/ligase produces the protein MREFTSPPVVDAANHRNATELLMERVRTSPGHIAFEVRSAGAAITDPWRQVTTEQFVEEVRALAKGFIAAGIQPGESLAIMSPTRYEWALADMAAWFAGAVVVPVYETSAAPQVTAILADADVRLAVGGTAEHAALLQQGFNDAGIEALGIWTIDARPGADLADLVEGGAGIPDHAVEERRLLADLNTVATIVYTSGTTAAPKGALITHGNFVGQVLNVAGAYTEVVREGGNTIIFLPMAHVLARGLQLICLANGMRIAHLSDPRDVVPALGALKPTFLVVVPRVLQKIQASAAAAATQKRLGRVWASAQSTAVEWGRFAEAHDADPTVRASAGLRIRRALFDRLFYGRLRKLVGGRLDYLLSGAGALDAELSLFFRGLGLPVIEGYGLTETTAPLTGNLPGAINSGSVGVPMPGTTVRLSDQGEVLARGVGVFAGYRRQADNADAFVDGYFRTGDLGELDHLGRLTLKGRIKDVIVTAGGKTISPAIWEGYVEGDPLVAHAVMVGEGKPYLGGLVLLDPESLAAWAEREGISDLKGLRIPDDGGAVQIDDVRLLAVIGQAVSAANAKIARSEQVRRFALLLTDLTEANGIVTPTMKLKRGAFTERARHIVDSLYTDTRRQG, from the coding sequence TTGAGAGAATTCACCTCCCCGCCGGTGGTTGACGCCGCCAACCACCGCAATGCCACCGAATTGCTCATGGAACGCGTGCGGACAAGCCCAGGGCATATCGCTTTCGAAGTCCGCTCGGCCGGTGCTGCCATCACCGATCCGTGGCGGCAGGTCACCACGGAACAATTCGTCGAAGAAGTCCGGGCCCTGGCCAAAGGCTTCATCGCCGCAGGCATCCAGCCAGGTGAATCCCTGGCCATCATGTCCCCCACACGGTACGAATGGGCACTGGCCGATATGGCCGCCTGGTTCGCCGGCGCCGTCGTGGTTCCTGTCTATGAAACCTCGGCGGCACCGCAGGTGACGGCGATTCTGGCTGACGCCGATGTCAGGCTTGCTGTGGGCGGCACGGCAGAGCACGCCGCTTTGCTGCAACAAGGCTTCAACGATGCTGGAATCGAGGCTTTGGGGATATGGACCATCGATGCCAGGCCCGGAGCGGACCTGGCAGACCTGGTGGAGGGCGGCGCCGGAATCCCGGATCACGCCGTGGAGGAGCGTCGCCTGCTGGCAGACCTCAATACCGTGGCCACCATTGTCTATACGTCGGGCACCACGGCCGCGCCCAAGGGTGCACTGATCACCCACGGCAACTTCGTGGGGCAGGTCCTGAACGTTGCAGGAGCCTACACCGAGGTGGTCCGTGAGGGCGGGAACACCATCATCTTCCTGCCTATGGCCCATGTCCTGGCGCGCGGGCTCCAGCTGATCTGCCTGGCCAACGGCATGCGGATCGCCCACCTTTCCGATCCCCGCGACGTGGTGCCCGCGCTGGGTGCGTTGAAGCCCACGTTTTTGGTGGTGGTCCCGCGGGTCCTCCAGAAGATCCAGGCATCGGCCGCGGCCGCCGCAACACAAAAACGGCTGGGGCGCGTGTGGGCTTCGGCGCAAAGTACGGCAGTGGAGTGGGGCCGGTTTGCCGAAGCGCACGACGCCGACCCTACTGTCCGTGCCTCTGCAGGCCTCCGCATTCGCCGGGCTCTGTTCGACCGTCTTTTTTACGGCCGGCTGCGGAAACTGGTGGGCGGGCGGCTCGATTACCTGCTCTCCGGCGCCGGCGCGCTGGATGCGGAACTGTCCCTCTTCTTCCGCGGCCTCGGGCTGCCCGTGATCGAAGGTTACGGGCTGACGGAAACCACAGCCCCCCTGACGGGGAACCTGCCGGGCGCCATCAACTCGGGGTCGGTGGGCGTCCCCATGCCCGGTACCACCGTGCGTCTCTCAGACCAAGGTGAAGTGCTGGCCCGCGGTGTGGGCGTCTTTGCCGGCTACCGTCGGCAGGCAGACAACGCAGACGCGTTCGTCGACGGCTACTTCCGGACCGGGGACCTCGGCGAGCTGGACCATCTGGGCCGGCTCACGTTGAAGGGCCGGATCAAGGACGTGATTGTCACCGCCGGCGGGAAAACGATCTCCCCGGCCATTTGGGAAGGCTACGTTGAAGGCGACCCGCTGGTGGCCCATGCCGTGATGGTGGGGGAGGGGAAACCCTATCTCGGCGGGCTGGTGCTCCTGGACCCCGAATCCTTGGCCGCATGGGCTGAGCGCGAAGGGATATCCGATCTGAAGGGCCTCCGGATCCCCGACGACGGCGGCGCAGTCCAAATCGACGACGTCCGGCTTCTCGCCGTGATTGGCCAGGCCGTCAGTGCCGCCAATGCGAAAATCGCCCGCTCAGAGCAAGTTCGCCGGTTCGCCTTGCTGCTGACTGACCTCACCGAAGCCAACGGGATCGTGACACCCACCATGAAACTCAAGCGCGGAGCCTTCACCGAGCGAGCCCGCCATATCGTTGACAGCCTCTACACAGACACCCGGCGGCAGGGATGA